In one Mucilaginibacter ginsenosidivorax genomic region, the following are encoded:
- a CDS encoding STING domain-containing protein: MKPKLFIGSSAEALSIARGLQALLTSDFDVKVWDAAFIAGEFFLERLQKELFITDYALFIIAPDDKINKRGADGFITRDNVIFELGMFVGALGLKKAYFIVAEIVQDGVKISPTIPSDLDGIKKTKIKLDADADGVILNNDNNSQAMHTAADAIGKLLKVKKGLTLNLLPSTSLAIGYYRNFILQACKELSLKADFEVAGKQHDLTRDAFDFYIVIPDKGQSASHAAYEKFVRDTKLNHIQIKPSNPDARPYPFFIQSDLKNGRLQLYDYPTTLRASSDAIQLVMPANTDEDEIEELELKEIANFKATLEFLLKKPDAAGYRDNIHLVTATQIANTQ; this comes from the coding sequence ATGAAACCAAAACTATTTATCGGTTCCTCGGCAGAGGCGCTTAGTATTGCCAGGGGGCTGCAGGCCTTGTTAACAAGTGACTTTGATGTAAAGGTATGGGATGCCGCTTTTATTGCCGGGGAGTTTTTTTTGGAGCGTTTACAAAAGGAGCTTTTTATTACCGATTATGCTTTGTTTATTATAGCGCCGGATGATAAGATTAATAAGCGGGGTGCCGATGGCTTTATTACCCGCGATAATGTAATTTTTGAACTGGGTATGTTTGTGGGCGCGCTTGGCCTTAAAAAGGCTTACTTTATAGTAGCCGAAATTGTGCAGGATGGAGTTAAAATAAGCCCTACGATACCAAGCGACCTGGATGGCATTAAGAAAACGAAGATAAAGCTGGATGCTGATGCCGATGGGGTGATTTTAAATAACGACAATAACAGCCAGGCCATGCATACCGCCGCCGATGCGATAGGGAAATTATTGAAAGTTAAAAAGGGCTTGACGTTAAACTTGCTGCCGTCTACATCCCTGGCTATTGGTTATTACCGCAATTTTATATTACAGGCATGTAAAGAACTATCCCTAAAGGCTGATTTTGAAGTAGCCGGCAAACAACATGACCTTACCCGCGATGCCTTTGATTTCTACATCGTTATTCCCGATAAAGGCCAGAGCGCATCGCATGCTGCCTATGAAAAATTTGTGCGCGATACTAAGCTTAACCACATACAAATAAAGCCTTCGAATCCCGATGCAAGGCCTTACCCATTTTTTATCCAGTCGGATTTAAAAAACGGCAGGCTGCAGTTATATGATTACCCTACCACGTTGCGCGCATCAAGCGACGCCATACAATTGGTAATGCCGGCCAATACAGATGAGGACGAGATTGAGGAATTGGAATTAAAAGAGATTGCCAATTTTAAAGCCACCCTGGAGTTTTTATTGAAAAAGCCGGATGCTGCCGGGTATAGGGATAATATTCACCTGGTAACCGCCACCCAAATAGCCAATACCCAATAA
- a CDS encoding tetratricopeptide repeat protein produces the protein MHIHYKIFLASSSELAGDRQAFGDMVQELNGKVQREGKQVYFDLYKWGHGTMSFAQMRKQATYIQEIETCHIFVMLYESKVGEYTDEEYEFAYKRFKETGEPQVLVFKKQTAKTTDSSLKAFEAKIAQRDGQFKPRYTDADDLRVKLFSEIDKYFATGILQPGLPAETICNDGQSVPGNFVGREEELKAIRQKLDAGGKLMLINAEGGIGKTTLAARYWQESTYHYKFNAWLFCENGIVSELKKLAPRFNIDLSNLTEEEQLERLKAGLQNVSHNFLLVLDNANTPEHIEAFKQNFRGFHWHVLMTSRCHGILEPGQEYQITHLPPPLARALFMSNYTEEGPEFETLLDKLLLAINYHTLLIDIFSKNMLELKKRGETLAELLCELENYGLFLGKRSFEVNNVYAGNLHKKAATTDQILDILYDFSKLDHAERYWLVNMALLPAVPHHFMFLCELFKQDKFEFKVLDVLAKKGWLIDDDVNYRISPVVQKVTLAKNKETVQKDSEALLDNLNEQLENDGTYLEHFNSAGPFVSLAETITKNLINKPSQGLITLNFNAVVYYISTGNLSEALSVAQIGQKISLQLNNKGWLAVFYSKVGEVHEATGRLADALQFYHDYLKLSEELHAEFPSDVSFKDSLAISYLKVGDIHQANGRLADALQFYNDSLKLSEELYHELPSVVSFKNGLAISYSRLGEIHQANGRQADALQFYNDYLKLSEELYHEFPSNVSFKKNLAISYSKVGDIHQANGRLADALQFYKDYLKLSEELYHEFPSDASFKRGLAISYSKVGEIHQANGRLAGALQFYNDYLKLSEELYHEFPSDVSFKRGLAISYLKVGEIHQANDRLADALQFYNDSLELLKELYHEFPSVVSFKNGLAISYSRVGAIHQANGRLADALQFYRDYLKLLEELHHDFPSDVSFKDGLAISYTQIGAILLKGDILNAQQYFRNAKKVWDELVIEAPQYEKFSNNLRWVDDELKKIENQ, from the coding sequence ATGCATATCCATTACAAAATTTTCCTGGCTTCCTCTTCAGAACTTGCCGGCGACAGGCAGGCTTTTGGCGATATGGTGCAGGAGCTAAACGGCAAGGTGCAGCGCGAAGGCAAACAGGTGTACTTTGATTTGTACAAATGGGGACACGGCACCATGTCATTTGCCCAAATGCGCAAGCAGGCTACCTATATCCAGGAAATTGAAACCTGCCATATTTTTGTAATGCTGTATGAAAGCAAGGTAGGCGAGTATACCGACGAAGAATACGAATTTGCTTACAAACGCTTTAAGGAAACCGGGGAGCCGCAGGTACTGGTTTTTAAAAAGCAAACCGCCAAAACAACCGATAGCAGCTTAAAAGCCTTTGAAGCTAAAATAGCCCAAAGGGACGGCCAGTTTAAACCCCGCTATACCGATGCAGATGACCTGCGGGTAAAGCTATTTTCGGAAATAGACAAGTATTTTGCAACCGGGATTTTGCAGCCCGGTTTACCTGCCGAAACCATTTGCAACGATGGCCAAAGCGTGCCCGGTAATTTTGTGGGGCGCGAGGAGGAATTAAAGGCCATCCGCCAAAAGCTGGATGCCGGAGGCAAACTGATGCTCATTAATGCCGAGGGTGGCATTGGCAAAACAACCCTGGCTGCCAGGTACTGGCAGGAAAGCACCTATCATTATAAATTCAACGCCTGGCTGTTTTGCGAAAATGGCATTGTAAGCGAATTAAAGAAACTGGCCCCCCGCTTTAATATCGACCTGAGCAATTTGACTGAGGAAGAGCAGTTGGAACGGTTAAAGGCAGGCCTCCAAAATGTATCGCACAATTTTTTACTGGTGCTTGATAATGCCAATACCCCCGAACATATCGAGGCCTTTAAACAAAACTTTCGCGGCTTTCACTGGCACGTACTCATGACCAGCCGCTGCCATGGCATTTTGGAACCCGGGCAGGAATACCAGATAACCCACCTGCCCCCGCCTTTGGCCAGGGCCTTGTTTATGAGTAATTATACAGAGGAAGGCCCGGAATTTGAAACCCTGCTTGATAAGTTATTATTAGCCATTAACTACCACACCCTGCTGATAGACATTTTTAGCAAAAACATGCTGGAGCTAAAAAAGCGCGGCGAAACTTTGGCCGAGCTGCTTTGCGAGCTGGAAAACTACGGCCTGTTCCTGGGCAAACGAAGCTTTGAAGTAAACAATGTCTACGCCGGTAACCTGCATAAAAAAGCTGCGACTACAGACCAGATCCTGGATATCCTTTACGATTTTTCGAAACTGGACCATGCCGAACGCTACTGGCTGGTAAATATGGCCTTGCTACCCGCCGTGCCACACCACTTTATGTTTTTATGCGAGCTTTTTAAGCAGGATAAATTTGAATTTAAGGTTTTAGATGTACTGGCAAAAAAGGGCTGGCTAATTGATGATGACGTAAATTACCGCATAAGCCCGGTAGTGCAAAAAGTAACGCTTGCAAAAAATAAGGAAACCGTGCAAAAGGATAGCGAAGCATTGTTGGATAATTTGAACGAACAACTGGAGAATGATGGCACTTATTTAGAGCATTTTAATTCGGCGGGGCCCTTTGTGTCATTAGCCGAAACGATTACAAAAAACTTGATAAACAAGCCATCTCAAGGCTTAATTACGCTCAATTTTAATGCCGTAGTCTATTATATAAGCACTGGCAATTTAAGCGAAGCGCTATCTGTAGCCCAAATTGGGCAAAAAATAAGCCTGCAATTGAATAATAAAGGGTGGTTGGCTGTTTTTTACTCAAAGGTGGGCGAGGTACACGAGGCTACCGGCAGGCTGGCTGATGCCCTGCAATTTTACCACGATTATTTAAAACTCTCGGAAGAATTGCATGCTGAATTTCCTTCCGATGTATCTTTTAAAGATAGCCTGGCTATTTCTTATTTAAAGGTGGGCGATATACACCAGGCCAATGGCAGGCTGGCTGATGCCCTGCAATTTTATAACGATAGTTTAAAGCTTTCGGAAGAATTGTATCACGAATTGCCATCCGTTGTATCTTTTAAAAATGGCCTGGCGATTTCTTATTCAAGGTTGGGCGAGATACACCAGGCCAATGGCAGGCAGGCTGATGCCTTGCAATTTTATAACGATTATTTAAAACTTTCGGAAGAATTGTATCATGAATTCCCATCCAATGTATCTTTTAAAAAGAACCTGGCTATTTCTTATTCAAAGGTTGGCGATATACACCAGGCCAATGGCAGGCTGGCTGATGCCTTGCAATTTTATAAAGATTATTTAAAGCTTTCCGAAGAATTGTATCATGAATTCCCATCCGATGCATCTTTTAAAAGGGGGCTTGCTATTTCTTATTCAAAGGTGGGAGAGATACACCAGGCCAATGGCAGGCTGGCTGGTGCCCTGCAATTTTATAACGATTATTTAAAGCTTTCGGAAGAATTGTATCATGAATTCCCATCCGACGTATCTTTTAAAAGGGGCCTGGCTATTTCTTATTTAAAGGTGGGAGAGATACACCAGGCCAATGACAGGCTGGCTGATGCGCTGCAATTTTACAACGATAGTTTAGAGCTTTTGAAAGAATTGTATCATGAATTCCCATCCGTCGTATCTTTTAAAAATGGCCTGGCTATTTCTTATTCAAGAGTGGGCGCGATACACCAAGCCAATGGCAGGCTGGCTGATGCCCTGCAATTTTACCGTGATTATTTAAAACTCTTGGAAGAATTGCATCATGATTTTCCATCCGATGTATCTTTTAAAGATGGCCTGGCTATATCCTACACACAAATTGGTGCGATACTCTTAAAAGGGGATATTTTAAACGCCCAGCAATATTTTCGTAACGCCAAAAAGGTATGGGATGAACTGGTGATTGAAGCTCCACAATACGAGAAGTTTTCAAATAACCTCCGTTGGGTGGACGACGAACTTAAAAAAATAGAAAACCAATAA
- a CDS encoding toll/interleukin-1 receptor domain-containing protein, producing MDKAVFISHSSKDLKLAKSLCEYLEERKITCWIAPRDLDIAAGKPYGAGIMQGIKATRIMVVVLTQNANASDRVQDEISVASGKKKLIIPFNTEPIVLDESLELILRRRHWIKVNGGEVEDYFDKIYNACLAALATAPLPEIEDVNNTSGVQQEGLQDDTLTGPEITRWPFHWTKIAALLAAVILVAGILGWRLLYNPPQTTALKPAKTSGDDKYITSDIKTIRTVLLRINSLKDTTEKVQKEALDNAMSTYFNPHFIVNVKYDKSASAAVPEPGREYLSGLYVKNQVADIRVTRLVSTNHKIDSIEVTEIHKKPHDIKIIK from the coding sequence ATGGATAAAGCTGTATTTATAAGTCATTCCAGCAAGGATCTCAAACTTGCAAAGTCGTTATGCGAATACCTGGAAGAAAGAAAAATTACCTGCTGGATAGCGCCAAGAGATTTGGACATAGCTGCCGGGAAACCTTATGGTGCCGGCATAATGCAAGGTATAAAAGCAACAAGAATTATGGTTGTTGTGCTAACTCAAAATGCAAATGCATCGGACCGTGTACAAGATGAAATCAGCGTAGCTTCGGGGAAAAAGAAATTAATAATTCCTTTTAATACCGAACCAATAGTTTTAGATGAATCATTAGAGTTGATATTGAGAAGGCGTCATTGGATAAAAGTAAATGGCGGCGAAGTAGAAGATTATTTTGATAAAATATATAACGCCTGTTTGGCTGCATTAGCAACAGCCCCGCTACCCGAAATTGAAGATGTTAACAATACTTCGGGTGTGCAACAAGAAGGTTTACAAGACGACACCTTAACGGGCCCTGAGATTACCCGCTGGCCATTTCACTGGACTAAAATTGCAGCTTTACTTGCGGCAGTAATATTAGTCGCGGGCATTTTGGGTTGGCGCCTGTTGTATAACCCTCCGCAGACAACTGCGTTAAAACCTGCTAAAACATCCGGCGATGATAAATACATTACTTCTGATATTAAAACCATCAGGACGGTTTTGCTGCGTATCAACAGTTTGAAAGATACCACGGAAAAGGTTCAAAAAGAGGCGTTAGACAATGCAATGAGCACCTATTTTAATCCTCATTTTATCGTGAATGTAAAATACGACAAAAGCGCATCAGCAGCCGTCCCCGAGCCGGGCCGAGAATATTTATCGGGATTGTATGTTAAAAACCAGGTAGCCGATATACGGGTAACCAGGCTTGTAAGTACAAATCACAAAATAGATAGTATAGAGGTCACCGAAATCCATAAAAAACCACACGATATAAAAATCATCAAATGA
- a CDS encoding murein L,D-transpeptidase catalytic domain-containing protein — MFALLQLLLLTVAANAATPHIDINRTRLKAKQSLAFCKQKGYNTRYCILIDMSLHSGVKRFMVWDFSKNDTMITGLVSHGCASAPWSGVWTKDKPVFSNSDGSHCTALGKYQVDGRAYSAWGIHVKYFLTGLERTNNNALARQIVFHSWDQVAETNVYPNGTPEGWGCPAISNNTLKIVDALIRKQKRRMLMWIYS, encoded by the coding sequence TTGTTTGCACTATTGCAGTTGCTGCTGTTAACCGTAGCTGCTAATGCTGCAACCCCGCATATTGATATTAACCGCACCCGGCTAAAGGCCAAACAAAGCCTTGCTTTTTGCAAACAAAAAGGCTACAATACCCGCTATTGTATTTTGATAGATATGAGCCTGCACTCGGGCGTTAAGCGCTTTATGGTTTGGGATTTTAGTAAAAACGATACCATGATTACCGGCCTGGTAAGCCATGGCTGTGCCAGCGCCCCGTGGTCGGGCGTGTGGACAAAGGATAAACCCGTTTTCAGCAATAGCGACGGCAGCCATTGTACCGCCCTGGGTAAATACCAGGTTGATGGCCGGGCCTATAGCGCCTGGGGCATCCACGTAAAATATTTTTTAACCGGTTTGGAGCGTACCAACAACAATGCCCTGGCGAGGCAAATTGTATTCCACTCCTGGGACCAGGTTGCCGAAACCAATGTGTACCCCAACGGCACGCCCGAAGGATGGGGCTGCCCGGCGATATCAAACAATACGCTAAAAATTGTGGATGCGCTGATCAGGAAACAAAAAAGGCGGATGCTGATGTGGATTTATAGTTAG
- a CDS encoding discoidin domain-containing protein, with protein MSKILRILLILTIVVLAGCNKDLPEKNTKQAITLDNQSLKAPLVNTSIPIVSIAASSTYPSWSASNAIDSNTATSWSSVRHAGPDGAEFIQFYFSGTTDVNYVKLTPRYGANNAGLCFPQNFTIYYYTGTSWVAAKSFTNFANPQKNDNYNLPVIIPLPVAVHAGGIKIEATRLRADGPNFYLQLAEVAAGYDDGFNHFKWAGNDNAVRQNRVNNAGSGTFNPDRIFNWTQDDRDPIIRGTTNAVSPNIYAPNIVYDGSAWNIYYGGWDNTSQKNDRIFATVTHDDFLTFGPHTLMIGNGDRRHVNNETVLKKPDGSWLMYYTSLPQNSVTNKPSFATSPDGIAWTPNVGSGNSMLTMANYPGWATADVNGSNVGYFENGTYHLYFNDFATKRRAVHHAVSTDGINFSYTGDALAEDLVAQDVKAFTYNNTTYYLMGMHHNGQELRYSLGNSLTSFAASSFLFGNHNAGDLYITSMGFVTNANRLYGVIYGAGPIGDLSHNSLHARWLTKKVIFISDRTNMRWGDIEKAHGPNQVILYMNTDMKTGHFYVYDTDGTTLLYTSPQVTMRSGDVWTYNQ; from the coding sequence ATGAGTAAAATTTTGCGCATATTGCTTATACTAACCATTGTTGTTTTGGCGGGTTGCAACAAGGATTTGCCCGAAAAAAATACAAAGCAGGCCATTACGCTTGATAACCAAAGTTTAAAAGCACCGTTGGTAAATACCAGCATACCCATTGTTAGTATTGCGGCATCATCAACCTATCCTTCCTGGAGTGCATCAAACGCTATTGACAGTAATACTGCTACCAGCTGGAGTTCGGTACGGCACGCGGGCCCCGATGGCGCGGAGTTTATCCAGTTTTATTTTAGCGGCACAACTGACGTAAATTATGTGAAGCTAACCCCAAGGTATGGCGCCAATAATGCAGGCTTATGCTTCCCTCAAAATTTTACAATTTATTATTATACAGGCACATCATGGGTAGCCGCAAAATCGTTCACTAATTTTGCCAATCCTCAAAAAAACGACAACTACAATTTGCCTGTAATAATACCACTGCCGGTTGCCGTGCATGCCGGCGGTATAAAAATAGAAGCCACCCGCCTGCGTGCTGATGGGCCTAACTTTTATTTACAACTTGCCGAAGTTGCCGCAGGATACGATGATGGGTTCAATCATTTTAAATGGGCCGGCAACGATAACGCCGTTAGGCAAAACCGGGTTAATAACGCCGGCTCGGGCACGTTTAACCCAGACCGCATTTTTAACTGGACGCAAGACGACCGAGACCCCATTATACGCGGCACAACCAATGCTGTTAGTCCTAACATATACGCGCCAAACATAGTATATGACGGGAGCGCCTGGAATATTTATTACGGCGGCTGGGATAATACATCGCAAAAAAACGACCGCATATTTGCAACCGTAACCCACGATGATTTTTTAACTTTTGGCCCGCACACGTTAATGATTGGCAATGGCGACAGGCGCCATGTAAATAACGAAACCGTACTTAAAAAGCCCGATGGCAGCTGGCTGATGTATTATACATCGTTACCCCAAAACTCGGTTACCAACAAGCCCAGCTTTGCAACTTCGCCTGATGGCATTGCCTGGACCCCCAATGTTGGCTCCGGCAACTCCATGTTGACTATGGCCAATTATCCTGGCTGGGCCACTGCCGATGTAAATGGCTCAAATGTTGGCTACTTTGAAAATGGTACCTATCATTTGTATTTTAACGATTTTGCAACAAAGCGCAGGGCGGTCCATCATGCGGTAAGTACGGACGGGATAAATTTTAGCTACACCGGCGATGCGCTTGCCGAAGACCTTGTTGCGCAGGATGTAAAAGCGTTTACTTACAACAATACCACTTATTATTTAATGGGTATGCACCATAACGGGCAGGAATTAAGGTACAGCCTGGGCAACAGCCTCACCAGTTTCGCGGCCAGCAGCTTTTTGTTTGGCAATCACAATGCGGGCGATTTATATATCACGTCGATGGGGTTTGTAACCAATGCCAACAGGTTGTACGGCGTAATTTATGGCGCCGGCCCTATCGGCGATTTGAGCCACAATTCGTTACACGCCAGGTGGCTAACAAAAAAAGTGATTTTTATAAGCGACAGAACAAACATGCGCTGGGGCGATATTGAAAAAGCACACGGGCCAAACCAGGTGATACTTTACATGAATACCGATATGAAAACCGGCCACTTTTATGTGTACGATACCGACGGTACCACCCTGCTGTACACCAGCCCGCAGGTTACCATGCGTTCGGGCGATGTGTGGACGTATAACCAGTAG
- the purD gene encoding phosphoribosylamine--glycine ligase — MNILILGSGGRESAFAWKIAQSPKCEKLFIAPGNAGTHQYGTNVNIKVTDFEGIKALVLEQGINLVLVGPEEPLVKGIHDFFLADEQLKNVPVVGPQQQAAQLEGSKDFSKQFMQRHNIPTAAYKTFTKDTLQEGLTYLATAGLPVVLKADGLAAGKGVLICTSLEEAQLELTQMLAEAKFGDASSSVVIEQFLQGIELSVFVMTDGSNYKILPEAKDYKRIGEGDTGLNTGGMGSISPVPFADAAYIKKVEDLVIIPTVEGLKKDGIPYKGFIFIGLMNKDGEPWVIEYNCRMGDPETESVMRRIDSDFVDLLQGVAEGNLNEKELIISPKTAATVVMVAGGYPGEYLKNKVITGTENVRDSIVFHAGTSLDGENVITTGGRVLAITTLQDNMFNALQQATADASRIYYDGMYFRKDIGFDLL, encoded by the coding sequence ATGAATATCCTGATCCTCGGTTCGGGCGGAAGGGAAAGCGCCTTCGCCTGGAAAATTGCGCAAAGCCCTAAATGTGAAAAGCTTTTTATCGCCCCCGGCAATGCCGGCACTCACCAGTACGGCACCAACGTTAACATTAAGGTTACCGATTTTGAGGGGATTAAGGCTTTGGTATTGGAACAAGGCATCAACCTGGTACTGGTAGGCCCCGAGGAGCCGCTGGTAAAAGGCATTCACGATTTCTTTTTGGCCGATGAGCAATTAAAAAATGTACCCGTAGTAGGCCCGCAGCAGCAAGCCGCCCAGTTAGAGGGCAGTAAGGATTTCAGCAAGCAGTTTATGCAAAGGCATAACATACCTACGGCTGCCTATAAAACTTTTACTAAAGATACCTTGCAGGAGGGCCTTACGTACCTGGCCACAGCCGGCCTTCCGGTTGTGCTTAAGGCCGATGGCCTGGCCGCAGGCAAAGGGGTGCTTATTTGTACTTCGCTTGAAGAAGCCCAGCTGGAACTTACCCAAATGCTTGCCGAAGCTAAATTTGGCGATGCCAGCTCGAGTGTGGTTATTGAGCAGTTTTTACAAGGCATCGAGCTATCTGTTTTTGTGATGACCGATGGCAGCAACTACAAAATACTTCCCGAAGCTAAAGACTATAAACGTATAGGCGAGGGTGATACGGGCTTAAATACAGGCGGTATGGGCTCCATTTCGCCGGTACCGTTTGCCGATGCCGCTTATATTAAAAAGGTAGAAGATTTAGTTATCATCCCAACGGTAGAGGGTTTGAAAAAAGATGGCATCCCATACAAAGGCTTCATTTTTATAGGCCTGATGAATAAAGATGGCGAACCCTGGGTGATAGAATACAACTGCCGCATGGGCGACCCGGAGACCGAAAGCGTAATGCGCCGTATTGACAGCGATTTTGTTGACCTGCTGCAAGGCGTAGCCGAAGGTAACCTTAACGAAAAAGAGCTAATTATTTCGCCAAAAACTGCCGCCACCGTGGTTATGGTAGCTGGCGGCTATCCCGGCGAATACCTGAAAAACAAAGTAATAACCGGCACCGAAAACGTGCGCGACAGTATCGTATTCCACGCAGGCACCAGCCTTGACGGCGAAAACGTGATAACCACAGGCGGTCGCGTTTTGGCAATAACTACCCTGCAGGATAACATGTTTAACGCCCTGCAACAAGCCACAGCCGATGCAAGCCGTATTTATTACGATGGCATGTACTTCAGGAAAGATATTGGGTTTGACTTGCTTTAG
- a CDS encoding TlpA disulfide reductase family protein: MKKIILLALAALPVVVFAQDNKYDIQGKIGDFNAPAKVYLEYRFPKGKPIYDSCTVVNGKFHFAGSVGAAPLNAYLLFNSKGTGTGKADGYRAIYLEPGLINVNAADKIENATVDGPKTNQENEKYQLAQKPVNDAYNALEERQKAATAEQKASPEYLKKEKADEKAIDELSAATDKKFIRENPNSIISLNALESLAYSTDYADLKPLYDVLTPAVKSTDAGKALGERMPKLKAVALGAVAPEFAEADTSGKVINLSSFRGQYVLIDFWASWCGPCRRENPNVVKAYNHYKGQKFTILGVSLDKPNAKDKWLAAIHKDGLTWTHVSDLKFWDSKAAGLYAVRGIPQNFLLDPNGKIIAKNLRGDDLEDKLAEIFGKI, encoded by the coding sequence ATGAAAAAAATAATATTGTTAGCATTGGCCGCGCTGCCTGTGGTTGTTTTTGCGCAGGATAACAAATATGACATACAAGGTAAAATAGGCGATTTTAATGCGCCTGCCAAAGTGTACCTGGAGTATAGGTTCCCTAAAGGGAAACCTATTTATGATTCATGTACCGTGGTAAATGGTAAATTCCATTTTGCCGGCTCGGTTGGTGCGGCGCCGCTTAACGCCTATTTGTTGTTTAACTCAAAAGGTACCGGCACGGGCAAGGCCGATGGTTACCGGGCTATTTATCTTGAACCTGGTTTAATTAATGTAAACGCTGCTGATAAAATAGAAAACGCCACAGTTGACGGCCCTAAAACCAACCAGGAAAACGAAAAATATCAACTGGCACAAAAGCCTGTAAATGATGCCTACAATGCTTTGGAAGAAAGACAGAAAGCTGCTACAGCCGAGCAAAAAGCATCGCCGGAATATCTTAAAAAAGAAAAAGCCGACGAAAAAGCTATAGACGAGTTAAGCGCGGCTACAGATAAAAAATTTATCAGGGAAAACCCTAACTCAATCATCAGCCTGAACGCCCTTGAATCATTGGCCTACAGTACCGATTATGCCGATCTTAAACCCTTATATGACGTTTTAACACCGGCTGTAAAAAGTACCGACGCGGGCAAGGCATTGGGCGAAAGGATGCCTAAACTTAAGGCTGTGGCCCTGGGCGCTGTAGCACCGGAATTTGCCGAGGCTGACACCAGCGGGAAGGTTATCAACCTGTCTTCATTTCGCGGTCAATATGTTTTGATTGATTTTTGGGCATCATGGTGCGGCCCCTGCCGCAGGGAAAACCCCAACGTGGTAAAAGCTTATAACCATTACAAAGGTCAAAAATTTACCATCCTGGGCGTATCGCTTGATAAACCAAATGCTAAAGACAAATGGTTGGCTGCTATCCACAAAGATGGCCTAACCTGGACCCACGTTTCTGACCTTAAATTCTGGGATAGCAAAGCGGCAGGTTTATACGCTGTTCGCGGTATCCCCCAAAACTTTCTGTTAGATCCCAACGGAAAAATAATTGCCAAAAACCTGCGCGGCGACGACCTGGAAGATAAACTTGCCGAGATTTTCGGGAAAATATAG
- a CDS encoding TlpA disulfide reductase family protein translates to MKKIFFLIITLLPAIVYAQSTDTFTINGKLGNVGAPAKVYLSYQLGANSVIDSADIVNGVFSFKGSMLNPVNATLVVDYKGLGIEKFTQQYSDGRALSKNADNLNFFIDKGTLTITSKDSVSKAQITGSQLNLDNIKLQAQLKSINMRGEHLMAEVKAATPEQQKSPAFQSAIQSKYKALQTLQSYTLKSFITDNPNSYLSLLALSSVGGPAPDPGEIEPLYNSLSADVRNTEAGKVMKAQLDALRVTAIGALAPDFVQNDVNGTPVKLSSFRGKYVLLDFWASWCGPCRQENPNVVRNYNKYKTKNFTIVGVSLDRADSKSAWLAAIKSDGLDWTQVSDLKYWNNAAAALYSVTSIPQNYLIGPDGKIIAKNLRGEDLDAKLAELFGKI, encoded by the coding sequence ATGAAAAAAATATTTTTTTTAATTATAACCTTATTACCGGCCATAGTATATGCCCAAAGTACCGATACCTTTACTATAAATGGTAAATTGGGCAATGTAGGCGCGCCGGCAAAAGTTTATTTATCGTATCAGCTGGGCGCCAACAGCGTTATTGATTCGGCCGATATTGTAAATGGTGTTTTTAGTTTCAAAGGTTCGATGCTTAACCCGGTTAATGCCACGCTGGTGGTTGATTACAAAGGCCTGGGGATAGAAAAATTTACCCAGCAATATAGCGATGGCCGGGCATTATCAAAAAATGCCGATAACCTTAACTTTTTTATTGATAAAGGCACGCTGACTATTACCAGTAAAGATTCTGTTTCAAAAGCGCAAATCACCGGTTCGCAGCTTAACCTTGATAATATTAAATTGCAGGCCCAGCTAAAAAGCATCAACATGCGCGGCGAGCACCTGATGGCCGAAGTTAAGGCTGCCACACCCGAACAACAGAAATCGCCTGCATTCCAAAGCGCCATACAAAGCAAGTATAAAGCATTGCAAACGCTGCAAAGTTATACTTTAAAAAGCTTTATAACCGATAACCCCAACAGCTACCTAAGCCTACTGGCGCTAAGCTCGGTAGGTGGCCCGGCGCCCGATCCGGGTGAAATAGAGCCTTTGTACAACTCGCTTTCGGCCGATGTAAGGAATACCGAAGCCGGTAAAGTGATGAAAGCGCAGCTTGATGCCCTAAGGGTTACGGCAATAGGTGCCCTGGCGCCCGATTTTGTGCAAAATGACGTGAACGGTACGCCGGTTAAACTTTCGTCATTCAGGGGCAAATATGTTTTGCTTGATTTTTGGGCATCATGGTGTGGCCCCTGCCGCCAGGAAAACCCTAACGTAGTACGAAATTATAACAAGTATAAAACCAAAAACTTCACCATTGTGGGTGTATCGTTAGACAGGGCCGACAGCAAATCGGCATGGCTTGCGGCTATAAAAAGTGATGGATTGGACTGGACACAGGTATCTGACCTTAAGTATTGGAACAACGCTGCCGCAGCTCTTTATTCGGTAACTTCAATCCCTCAAAATTACCTGATCGGTCCGGATGGAAAAATTATCGCCAAAAACCTTCGTGGCGAAGACCTTGACGCCAAGCTGGCCGAGCTTTTTGGGAAGATATAG